In one window of Zingiber officinale cultivar Zhangliang chromosome 11A, Zo_v1.1, whole genome shotgun sequence DNA:
- the LOC122030994 gene encoding uncharacterized protein LOC122030994 — MAQFSDSSKMAKSHKLAHKKHGDGFEAPRNSLDISSTSRGYHYITEDIPVKCHSSKVNYCTNIGTSMKKLIDGEIFRQTSDSRVQPSVAPRLMGTDSIPERGLKAHTKEHGDHSSRRSIEISKAIVISSGMGNSCSSTSSRESKQSLLLNSNERHSIVECRRKLQQRKHPQEEQLQKFKEEFETWQASELWQHSRSQKNRIVGDGKDYQTLGQEILNQKQMDKYLETKKKMTKEKTAHLIDNVTSSDKQIIDAQEEASLHSHAQLNKHCLSFSNSSLPTKLNSKENDLDCFPVTKTERKKERTSSATRIVILKPNFDRIDGNEEQLATSSDPLVKEHSMEDFLEEVKERLKNEVIGRSRNNFVSKGNEVRTSFDERAMNPKQIAHDIAKQIKESVTRDMGTKLIRSNSTRSSRSDIQINAPNSPGFIRRNTRKLLSEKSKNVLKNELFLENPSINHGDSGASANKGKAMPEFIFESNKGKKVYYWKSNEGVNESDPSLTQKFLTVDSDLEPQWNLIRSFSAPISGTTFGRLLLEDRHIAAAQICRKLEASDNKFSELRKQRKDSFNLKGTVSALKHNLNFKGMLFWRKDQQIKEPSQCEFIPVEIKAAPTIVTNFGIIQENSTEVPPSPASVSSSSEEFCKQDNPSPISPLEVMEYHTSSCISEELSSNAPGKGPDMSENLEQVGMGMAVRENHQKQEVGMENKDASYSCDILANVGFCEDKSTDQANSKSNELSRPILHQVFGEVEEVCSKYGKVDTDSYIPHNDDVTIGHKLLFDLVNESLQIFLGPKIKCSMFNRWILGPASSSQGKRSLEDLWDQIQLYLNPSIDRSNALDSMVAQDLKMATWPTMLYEDMDVIGRQIERVILLNLINDVVKDMYFGTTR, encoded by the exons ATGGCACAGTTTTCTGACTCCAGCAAAATGGCTAAATCCCACAAATTGGCACATAAGAAGCATGGGGATG GTTTTGAAGCTCCTCGGAATAGCTTGGACATATCTAGCACATCGAGAGGGTATCACTATATCACCGAAGATATTCCT GTGAAATGTCATTCCTCTAAAGTGAACTATTGTACCAATATTGGGACCTCTATGAAGAAGCTGATTGATGGAGAGATTTTTAGACAAACAAGTGATAGTCGTGTTCAACCAAGTGTTGCCCCAAGATTGATGGGAACGGACTCAATCCCAGAACGAGGTCTGAAAGCTCACACAAAGGAACATGGAGACCATAGTTCAAGAAGAAGTATTGAAATAAGTAAAGCTATTGTGATCAGTTCAGGTATGGGAAATTCATGTAGTTCTACGTCCTCTAGAGAATCAAAGCAAAGCTTACTTTTAAATAGTAATGAAAGGCATTCGATAGTTGAGTGTAGAAGAAAACTACAACAGCGAAAGCATCCACAAGAAGAGCAGCTACAGAAGTTCAAGGAGGAGTTTGAGACATGGCAGGCTTCCGAGTTATGGCAACATTCAAGGTCTCAGAAAAATAGGATTGTTGGAGATGGAAAAGATTACCAAACCCTTGGGCAGGAAATTCTGAACCAGAAACAAATGGACAAGTATTTGGAAACCAAGAAAAAAATGACCAAAGAGAAGACTGCTCACCTTATAGATAATGTTACCTCATCAGACAAACAAATTATTGATGCACAAGAAGAGGCCAGCCTACATAGTCATGCACAATTGAACAAGCACTGCCTTTCTTTCTCAAACTCTAGCTTACCTACCAAACTTAATAGCAAGGAGAATGATCTTGATTGCTTTCCAGTTACTAAGACtgaaagaaaaaaagagagaacTAGTTCAGCAACGCGAATAGTGATACTTAAGCCTAATTTTGATAGAATTGATGGCAATGAGGAGCAATTAGCTACATCATCTGATCCATTAGTGAAGGAACATAGCATGGAAGATTTTCTTGAAGAAGTGAAGGAAAGACTCAAAAATGAAGTTATAGGAAGGAGCAGAAACAATTTTGTAAGCAAAGGAAATGAAGTGAGGACTTCATTTGATGAAAGGGCGATGAATCCAAAACAAATTGCTCATGACATAGCAAAACAAATCAAAGAAAGTGTGACTAGAGACATGGGAACAAAACTGATACGATCAAACTCAACTAGATCATCTAGGAGTGACATACAGATTAATGCACCCAATTCACCCGGGTTCATTAGAAGGAATACAAGAAAATTACTATCAGAGAAATCAAAGAATGTGTTGAAAAATGAGCTATTTTTGGAGAATCCATCCATCAACCATGGAGACTCAGGTGCTTCCGCCAACAAAGGAAAGGCAATGCCAgagttcatatttgaatcaaataaAGGCAAAAAAGTGTACTATTGGAAAAGTAACGAAGGTGTGAATGAATCAGATCCAAGTCTAACTCAGAAATTTCTGACAGTCGACTCAGACTTGGAACCACAATGGAACCTTATCAGGTCATTTTCTGCACCAATATCTGGAACAACATTTGGGAGGCTCCTTTTAGAGGATCGACATATTGCTGCAGCCCAGATTTGCAGGAAGCTTGAAGCATCTGATAACAAATTTTCAGAACTTAGAAAACAAAGAAAGGATAGTTTTAACTTGAAAGGAACAGTATCTGCTCTAAAACATAATCTGAATTTTAAAGGAATGTTATTTTGGAGGAAGGATCAGCAAATAAAGGAACCAAGTCAATGTGAATTCATTCCAGTGGAGATAAAAGCTGCACCCACTATTGTTACCAATTTTGGCATCATACAG GAGAACTCTACAGAGGTGCCTCCCAGTCCAGCATCGGTATCAAGCAGTTCTGAAGAGTTTTGCAAGCAAGATAACCCGAGTCCAATATCACCTCTTGAGGTCATGGAATATCACACATCGTCCTGTATCTCTGAAGAGTTGAGTTCCAATGCTCCGGGAAAAG GACCAGATATGTCAGAAAATCTTGAGCAGGTTGGAATGGGCATGGCAGTCAGAGAGAATCATCAAAAGCAAGAAGTTGGCATGGAAAACAAGGATGCGTCTTACTCGTGTGATATCCTTGCAAATGTTGGGTTTTGTGAGGATAAGTCTACCGATCAAGCAAACTCAAAGTCGAATGAATTATCAAGGCCAATCCTCCACCAGGTTTTTGGGGAAGTGGAAGAAGTATGTAGCAAATATGGCAAGGTGGATACTGATTCTTATATACCTCACAATGATGATGTAACAATAGGACATAAACTTCTGTTCGACTTGGTGAACGAGTCTCTGCAAATCTTTCTTGGTCCAAAGATAAAATGCTCCATGTTCAACAGATGGATTCTAGGTCCAGCTTCATCATCACAAGGGAAAAGATCATTGGAAGACTTGTGGGATCAGATTCAGTTATACTTAAACCCTTCCATAGATAGGTCCAATGCTCTAGATAGCATGGTGGCTCAAGATTTGAAGATGGCAACTTGGCCAACCATGTTGTATGAAGACATGGATGTCATAGGAAGGCAAATTGAGAGGGTCATTCTACTGAACTTGATCAATGACGTCGTGAAGGATATGTACTTTGGAACCACTAGATAA